In Sphingobacterium zeae, one genomic interval encodes:
- a CDS encoding DUF502 domain-containing protein, with protein sequence MFSKLIRGFINYLIRGILVVVPLAGAIFLIVWIVASIDSSLNLTEHFLEDEKGHPLYIPGIGILTVILVLVLAGVIFTNFVTDPIKVWINHQIKRIPLLNTLYTSIKDFTEAFVGDAKKFNEPVLVTVNEFGLKKIGFLTQHDLKSIGLEDEVMVYFPYSYSFAGQVVIISADKVKKLEMSPTDAMKLVVSGGVSGIDH encoded by the coding sequence ATGTTTAGTAAATTAATTAGGGGATTCATTAATTATTTGATTCGCGGGATTTTGGTTGTTGTCCCATTGGCGGGTGCGATCTTTCTAATTGTTTGGATTGTGGCATCAATTGATTCTTCGTTAAATCTGACCGAGCATTTTTTGGAGGATGAAAAGGGGCATCCGCTCTATATCCCGGGTATAGGTATTTTGACGGTCATTTTGGTACTGGTTTTGGCCGGTGTTATATTTACAAATTTTGTGACTGATCCAATTAAAGTTTGGATTAACCACCAAATCAAACGGATACCACTTTTAAATACGTTGTACACCTCCATAAAAGATTTTACTGAAGCATTTGTTGGCGACGCAAAGAAATTTAATGAGCCTGTATTGGTGACTGTCAATGAATTTGGTCTGAAGAAGATTGGATTTTTGACGCAACATGATTTGAAAAGTATAGGTCTTGAAGACGAAGTAATGGTCTATTTTCCCTACTCGTATTCTTTTGCAGGCCAGGTTGTCATTATCAGTGCGGATAAGGTGAAAAAATTAGAGATGTCTCCCACAGATGCTATGAAGTTGGTCGTTTCTGGCGGTGTGAGTGGGATCGACCATTAG
- a CDS encoding pirin family protein: MSNIAIVIEERAADIGNFLVGRLLPFRQKRMVGPFIFIDHMGPDTITEPHFMDIAPHPHIGLSTLTYLFEGNIMHRDSLGNAVEIKPGAVNWMTAGKGVTHSERTPQQLRSTSHNLHGLQIWVALPKELEKMEPNFVHIEEPQLPHWTEDGVSYRLIAGEIKEHRSEVPVYSPLYLIEMKAEEDAMVKLGDNLYGESGLYILDGTVEAEGQEFGPKQILVAKDAKLCEFKMKAGTSVYIFGGTPFPEQRYIDWNFVASDIETLREARAKWENHEFPKVPGDNGYIPIPPANPTLGTKKDQ, encoded by the coding sequence ATGTCAAATATTGCAATAGTTATTGAAGAAAGAGCTGCTGATATAGGCAATTTCTTGGTTGGACGCCTTCTTCCATTCCGGCAAAAACGCATGGTAGGCCCTTTTATCTTTATCGACCATATGGGACCCGATACGATTACCGAGCCGCACTTCATGGACATTGCCCCACATCCACATATCGGCTTATCAACGCTGACTTATCTGTTCGAAGGCAATATTATGCATCGTGACAGCTTGGGAAATGCCGTGGAAATCAAACCTGGCGCAGTAAACTGGATGACAGCAGGAAAAGGTGTTACACACTCCGAAAGAACGCCGCAACAATTGCGATCCACATCCCATAATTTGCATGGACTGCAAATTTGGGTTGCTCTACCTAAAGAGCTCGAAAAAATGGAGCCTAATTTTGTACACATCGAAGAACCCCAGCTTCCCCACTGGACTGAGGATGGTGTGTCCTATCGGTTAATTGCCGGAGAAATTAAGGAGCATCGCTCCGAAGTCCCCGTTTACAGTCCGTTGTATCTGATCGAAATGAAAGCGGAAGAAGACGCGATGGTTAAACTGGGGGATAATCTCTACGGCGAAAGTGGCTTATACATCTTGGATGGAACTGTAGAAGCTGAAGGTCAGGAATTCGGACCAAAACAAATTTTGGTCGCCAAAGATGCAAAACTATGCGAATTCAAAATGAAAGCAGGTACTTCGGTATATATTTTTGGCGGAACCCCATTTCCTGAGCAACGTTATATTGACTGGAACTTTGTCGCCTCGGATATAGAAACGCTGCGAGAGGCAAGAGCTAAATGGGAAAACCATGAATTTCCAAAGGTTCCGGGCGATAATGGTTATATTCCCATTCCACCAGCAAATCCAACCTTGGGCACAAAAAAGGATCAGTAA
- a CDS encoding Cof-type HAD-IIB family hydrolase: MIKAIFFDIDGTLLSFKTHQVPESTQRAFQLLKEKNIKVFVSTGRSYNQLEHIHYLNFDGYITFNGGYCVTKEQEVIYKNNILEKDIRSLLHYAKKRKDLTFSFMSEKEISLNRATPEVLAMYQQVNVPTPPIRDYERDFDLDAVMQINVFISPEEEAEFMRNVMPNSVASRWTPIFADVNPMGQSKKIGIDVFLDHFNFTPEETMSFGDGGNDITMLAHTHIGVAMGNANPEVKEIADYITDSVDDNGIWNALKHFNII, translated from the coding sequence ATGATTAAAGCTATCTTTTTTGACATCGATGGAACTTTGCTAAGTTTCAAAACACATCAAGTTCCCGAATCTACTCAACGTGCATTTCAATTATTAAAAGAAAAAAATATCAAGGTATTTGTTTCAACAGGAAGATCATACAATCAGCTGGAGCATATTCATTATCTTAATTTTGATGGATACATTACCTTCAATGGCGGATATTGCGTCACAAAGGAACAGGAAGTTATCTATAAAAATAATATTCTGGAAAAAGACATCCGCTCCTTATTGCACTATGCCAAAAAACGTAAAGACTTGACTTTTTCATTTATGTCAGAAAAAGAAATTTCGTTAAATCGGGCCACACCTGAGGTATTAGCGATGTACCAGCAGGTTAATGTCCCTACTCCGCCTATTCGCGATTACGAACGGGATTTTGATCTGGACGCAGTGATGCAGATTAATGTTTTCATCAGTCCGGAAGAAGAAGCCGAATTCATGAGAAACGTGATGCCAAACTCAGTCGCATCAAGATGGACACCAATTTTCGCCGACGTTAACCCGATGGGGCAGAGCAAAAAAATAGGAATAGATGTTTTTTTAGATCATTTCAACTTTACCCCGGAAGAAACCATGTCATTTGGCGATGGAGGAAATGATATCACCATGCTGGCACACACACATATTGGAGTGGCTATGGGCAATGCAAATCCCGAGGTCAAGGAAATTGCAGATTATATAACAGACAGCGTCGATGATAATGGTATCTGGAATGCACTAAAACACTTCAACATCATCTAA